Proteins encoded by one window of Ramlibacter tataouinensis:
- a CDS encoding ABC transporter permease → MTTGKTFERWAPVLLGTLLVLLWQAGVVAFDVPEFIFPSPWQIAQQFTEFKGPLLAAAWATFWVTMVGFALSIVAGVLLGFLIGSSRLAYAAVYPLMVGFNAIPKAAVVPILVVWFGIGIGPGILTAFLISFFPIMVNIATGLATLEPELEDVLRVLGARRWDVLVKVGLPRAMPYFYGSLKIAITLAFVGTVLAEMTAGDSGIGNLIQSAGSQQRMPLAFAGLVAISIMAMAMYELFSWIERHTTAWAHRGSQGQ, encoded by the coding sequence ATGACGACCGGCAAGACCTTCGAGCGCTGGGCGCCGGTGTTGCTGGGCACGCTGCTGGTGCTGCTCTGGCAGGCCGGCGTGGTCGCCTTCGACGTGCCGGAATTCATCTTCCCCAGCCCCTGGCAGATCGCCCAGCAGTTCACCGAATTCAAGGGGCCGCTGCTGGCGGCAGCCTGGGCCACCTTCTGGGTCACCATGGTCGGCTTCGCGCTGTCGATCGTGGCGGGGGTGCTGCTGGGCTTCCTGATCGGCTCGTCGCGGCTGGCCTACGCCGCCGTCTATCCGCTGATGGTCGGCTTCAACGCCATCCCCAAGGCGGCCGTGGTGCCGATCCTGGTCGTGTGGTTCGGCATCGGCATCGGGCCCGGCATCCTGACGGCCTTCCTGATCTCCTTCTTTCCCATCATGGTCAACATCGCCACCGGGCTGGCCACGCTGGAGCCGGAACTGGAGGACGTGCTGCGCGTGCTGGGCGCCCGGCGCTGGGACGTGCTGGTCAAGGTCGGGCTGCCGCGCGCCATGCCCTACTTCTACGGCTCGCTGAAGATCGCCATCACGCTGGCCTTCGTCGGCACGGTGCTGGCGGAGATGACCGCCGGCGACTCGGGCATCGGCAACCTGATCCAGAGCGCGGGCAGCCAGCAGCGCATGCCGCTGGCCTTCGCCGGGCTGGTGGCGATCAGCATCATGGCCATGGCCATGTACGAGCTGTTCAGCTGGATCGAGCGGCACACCACCGCCTGGGCGCACCGCGGTTCGCAGGGGCAGTAA
- a CDS encoding ABC transporter ATP-binding protein, translated as MAGEGTAFIEFQDVWLAYNDELLAAGQFAVEAIDLQVQQGEFIAIVGPSGCGKSTFMKLATGLRMPSRGRIRIAGEPVTGPLKISGMAFQAPSLLPWRTTVDNVLLPLEIVEPYRRQFKARRAEFEQRARELLRKVGLAGYEDKYPWQLSGGMQQRASICRALIHEPQMLLLDEPFGALDAFTREELWCILRDLWTEQRFNVILVTHDLRESVFLADTVYVMSRSPGRFVVRREIDLPQPRELELTYTKHFTDVVHELRGHIGAIRRSSGAPPQTPVSVGPQSPGVEVSR; from the coding sequence ATGGCGGGCGAAGGCACCGCCTTCATCGAATTCCAGGACGTCTGGCTGGCCTACAACGACGAACTGCTCGCGGCCGGGCAGTTCGCGGTGGAGGCCATCGACCTGCAGGTGCAGCAGGGCGAGTTCATCGCCATCGTCGGGCCCTCGGGCTGCGGGAAATCGACCTTCATGAAGCTGGCCACCGGGCTGCGCATGCCCTCGCGCGGGCGCATCCGCATCGCCGGCGAGCCCGTCACCGGGCCGCTGAAGATCTCCGGCATGGCGTTCCAGGCGCCTTCGCTGCTGCCCTGGCGCACCACGGTCGACAACGTGCTGCTGCCGCTGGAGATCGTCGAGCCCTATCGCCGCCAGTTCAAGGCGCGCCGGGCCGAGTTCGAGCAGCGGGCCCGCGAGCTGCTGCGCAAGGTCGGCCTGGCCGGCTACGAGGACAAGTACCCCTGGCAGCTGTCGGGCGGCATGCAGCAGCGTGCCAGCATCTGCCGCGCGCTGATCCACGAACCCCAGATGCTGCTGCTGGACGAACCGTTCGGCGCCCTCGATGCCTTCACCCGCGAGGAGCTGTGGTGCATCCTGCGCGACCTGTGGACCGAGCAGCGCTTCAACGTGATCCTGGTCACCCATGACCTGCGCGAATCGGTGTTCCTGGCCGACACGGTCTACGTCATGAGCCGCAGCCCGGGCCGCTTCGTGGTGCGCCGCGAGATCGACCTGCCGCAGCCGCGCGAGCTGGAGCTCACCTACACCAAGCACTTCACCGACGTGGTGCACGAGCTGCGCGGGCACATCGGCGCGATCCGCCGCAGCTCCGGCGCGCCGCCCCAAACGCCAGTGAGCGTGGGGCCCCAAAGTCCCGGCGTGGAGGTGTCCCGATGA
- a CDS encoding ABC transporter substrate-binding protein gives MTTRRILIQTLATLAASAAFTGASAQSGTPVKFLLDWRFEGPAALFLQPLAKGYFKQAGLDVSIDAGTGSGAAVQRIATGTYEMGFADLAALMEFHANNPDAPNKPVAVMMVYNNTPAAVLALKKSGIKSPADLTGRKLGAPVFDAGRRGFPIFQKANSVGNVNWVSMDPPLRETMLARGDVDAITGFGFTSLLNLEARGVKMQDVVVMPYSQHGVKLYGNVIIASPKLVRENPAAVKAFLSAFARGAKEVMANPDASIEHVKQRDGIINVELEKRRLRMAIDAVIASPDARADGFGQVNPGRLSLMASQVSDAFATKTRVNADAVWNGSLLPAKAELDVLPPARK, from the coding sequence ATGACGACCCGAAGAATCCTCATCCAGACCCTGGCGACCCTCGCGGCGAGCGCCGCCTTCACCGGGGCTTCGGCGCAGTCGGGCACACCCGTCAAGTTCCTGCTCGATTGGCGCTTCGAGGGCCCGGCGGCGCTGTTCCTGCAGCCGCTGGCCAAGGGGTACTTCAAGCAGGCCGGCCTCGACGTGTCCATCGACGCCGGCACCGGCTCCGGCGCCGCCGTCCAGCGCATCGCCACCGGCACCTACGAGATGGGGTTCGCCGACCTGGCCGCCCTGATGGAGTTCCACGCCAACAACCCGGATGCGCCGAACAAGCCGGTGGCCGTGATGATGGTCTACAACAACACGCCGGCCGCCGTGCTCGCGCTGAAGAAGTCCGGCATCAAGTCGCCCGCCGACCTGACCGGGCGCAAGCTCGGCGCCCCGGTGTTCGACGCCGGCCGGCGCGGCTTTCCGATCTTCCAGAAGGCCAACAGCGTCGGCAACGTCAACTGGGTGTCGATGGACCCGCCGCTGCGCGAGACCATGCTGGCCCGCGGCGACGTGGACGCCATCACCGGCTTCGGCTTCACCTCGCTGCTCAACCTGGAGGCGCGCGGGGTCAAGATGCAGGACGTGGTGGTCATGCCCTACTCGCAGCACGGCGTGAAGCTGTACGGCAACGTGATCATCGCCTCGCCCAAGCTGGTGCGCGAGAACCCGGCGGCGGTCAAGGCCTTCCTGTCGGCCTTCGCGCGCGGCGCCAAGGAAGTGATGGCCAACCCCGACGCCTCGATCGAGCACGTCAAGCAGCGCGACGGCATCATCAACGTCGAGCTGGAAAAGCGCCGCCTGCGCATGGCCATCGACGCGGTGATCGCCAGCCCCGACGCGCGTGCCGACGGCTTCGGCCAAGTCAACCCGGGCCGACTGTCGCTGATGGCTTCGCAGGTCTCCGATGCCTTCGCCACCAAGACCCGCGTCAACGCCGACGCCGTCTGGAACGGCAGCCTGTTGCCGGCCAAGGCCGAGCTCGACGTGCTGCCGCCGGCCCGCAAGTGA
- a CDS encoding GlsB/YeaQ/YmgE family stress response membrane protein, translating to MGFLIWLIVGGVVGWLASLIMRTDGQQGILLNVVVGIIGAFLGGWIISPMVGVGTINEGISIGSVLVSLVGAIILLAIVNLFRRGRVR from the coding sequence ATGGGCTTTCTCATCTGGTTGATCGTGGGTGGTGTCGTGGGCTGGCTGGCCAGCTTGATCATGCGCACCGACGGGCAGCAGGGCATCCTGCTGAACGTGGTCGTCGGCATCATCGGCGCCTTCCTCGGCGGCTGGATCATCTCGCCGATGGTGGGTGTGGGCACCATCAACGAGGGCATCAGCATCGGCTCGGTCCTGGTGTCGCTGGTCGGCGCCATCATCCTGCTGGCCATCGTCAACCTGTTCCGCCGCGGCCGCGTGCGCTGA
- a CDS encoding M20 family metallopeptidase gives MTNHDKLDAWIDAHFDEEVRFLQQLVRVPTDTPPGNNAPHAERTAELLQGFGFEAEKHPVPAAEVQARGLQSITNLVVRRRYGEGRTIALNAHGDVVPPGDGWQHDPYGAQIEDGFLYGRAAAVSKSDFASFTFAVRALESLQAPLAGSVELHFTYDEEFGGELGPGWLLRNGITRPDLLVAAGFSYEVVVAHNGCLQMEVTVQGDMSHAAIPDSGTDALQGAVHILQALYRLNAQYLQVRSNVPGISHPYLNVGWIAGGTNTNVVPGKVQFKLDRRMIPEEDPAEVEAALRSTIEQAARSFDPPRGGKGIRVEVRRLLLARAMVPLAGNRPLVEALQRNAQAVFGETVPAVGTPLYTDVRLYTEAGIPGVIYGAGPRSVRESNAKRADERLALEDLRRATQVIARTLLDLLAK, from the coding sequence ATGACGAACCACGACAAGCTCGACGCCTGGATCGACGCCCACTTCGACGAAGAAGTCCGATTCCTGCAGCAGCTGGTGCGCGTGCCCACCGACACGCCGCCCGGCAACAACGCGCCGCATGCCGAGCGCACGGCCGAGCTGCTGCAGGGCTTCGGCTTCGAGGCCGAGAAGCACCCGGTGCCGGCCGCCGAGGTGCAGGCCCGGGGGCTGCAGTCGATCACCAACCTGGTGGTGCGGCGCCGCTACGGCGAGGGCCGCACCATCGCGCTCAACGCCCATGGCGACGTGGTGCCGCCCGGCGACGGCTGGCAGCACGACCCGTATGGCGCGCAGATCGAGGACGGCTTCCTGTACGGCCGCGCGGCGGCGGTGAGCAAGAGCGACTTCGCCAGCTTCACGTTCGCGGTGCGAGCGCTGGAGTCGCTGCAGGCGCCGCTGGCCGGCAGCGTGGAGCTGCACTTCACCTACGACGAGGAGTTCGGCGGCGAGCTGGGGCCGGGCTGGCTGCTGCGGAACGGCATCACGCGCCCGGACCTGCTGGTCGCCGCCGGCTTCAGCTACGAGGTGGTGGTGGCGCACAACGGCTGCCTGCAGATGGAAGTGACGGTGCAGGGCGACATGAGCCACGCCGCCATCCCGGACAGCGGCACCGACGCGCTGCAGGGCGCGGTGCACATCCTGCAGGCGCTGTACCGGCTGAACGCGCAGTACCTGCAGGTCCGCTCCAACGTGCCCGGCATCAGCCACCCCTACCTGAACGTCGGCTGGATCGCCGGCGGCACCAACACCAACGTCGTGCCGGGCAAGGTCCAGTTCAAGCTCGACCGGCGGATGATCCCCGAGGAGGACCCGGCCGAGGTGGAGGCCGCGCTGCGCTCGACCATCGAGCAGGCCGCCCGCTCGTTCGATCCGCCGCGCGGCGGCAAGGGCATCCGGGTGGAGGTGCGGCGCCTGCTGCTGGCCCGGGCCATGGTGCCGCTGGCGGGCAACCGGCCGCTGGTGGAGGCGCTGCAGCGCAACGCCCAGGCGGTGTTCGGCGAAACGGTGCCCGCGGTGGGTACGCCGCTGTACACCGATGTGCGCCTGTACACCGAAGCCGGCATCCCCGGCGTGATCTACGGCGCCGGACCGCGCAGCGTGCGCGAGTCCAACGCCAAGCGGGCCGACGAGCGCCTGGCACTGGAGGACCTGCGCCGCGCCACCCAGGTCATCGCCCGCACGCTGCTGGACCTGCTTGCCAAATGA
- the uraD gene encoding 2-oxo-4-hydroxy-4-carboxy-5-ureidoimidazoline decarboxylase: protein MPLTLDTLNAAAADEAARLLDGVYEHSPWIAQAAVAQRPFRSLAGLKHALAQVVQHAGPERQLALLRAHPELAGKAMVSRTLTAESTNEQGRAGLADCTPQEFATIQQLNADYNAKFDFPFILAVRGPRGTGLTRAEIIATFERRLGNPVEVELAEGLRNVHRIAEIRLDDKFDATPVQGEQVWDQLERLAQFSDPGFKEQGQLTVTYLTEAHRAAAARIVQDMQEAGFDEVSVDAVGNVVGLYRAGQDAGGEARRLLTGSHYDTVRNGGRYDGRLGIYVPIACVRELARRQRRLPFDVEVVAFAEEEGQRYKATFLGSGALIGAFDAAWLDQRDADGVAMREAMQRAGLPATLESIAALRRDPARYLGFVEVHIEQGPVLNELNLPLGVVTSINGGVRYLCEVTGMASHAGTTPMDRRRDAAVGVAELALYVEQRAARDGDSVGTIGILTVPGGSTNVVPGRCQFTLDLRAPNDPQRDALVADVLAQLQAICERRGLHFTCEQTMRAAAAPSHPQWQARWERAVDSLGLPLHRMPSGAGHDAMKLHEVMPQAMLFVRGQNAGISHNPLESTTAADIELAVRALHHLLDGLARPA from the coding sequence ATGCCCCTGACCCTGGACACACTCAATGCCGCCGCCGCCGACGAGGCCGCACGCCTGCTGGACGGCGTCTACGAGCACTCGCCGTGGATCGCGCAGGCCGCCGTCGCGCAGCGGCCGTTCCGCTCGCTGGCCGGCCTCAAGCACGCGCTGGCGCAGGTCGTCCAGCACGCCGGCCCCGAGCGCCAGCTGGCGCTGCTGCGCGCCCACCCGGAGCTGGCCGGCAAGGCCATGGTGAGCAGGACGCTGACGGCCGAATCCACGAACGAGCAGGGCAGGGCCGGCCTGGCCGACTGCACGCCGCAGGAATTCGCGACGATCCAGCAGCTCAATGCCGACTACAACGCGAAATTCGACTTTCCCTTCATCCTGGCGGTGCGCGGGCCGCGCGGCACCGGGCTGACGCGCGCCGAGATCATCGCAACCTTCGAGCGCCGGCTGGGCAATCCGGTGGAAGTGGAACTCGCCGAAGGACTGCGCAACGTGCACCGCATCGCGGAGATCCGCCTGGACGACAAGTTCGATGCGACGCCGGTGCAGGGCGAGCAGGTGTGGGACCAGCTCGAGCGGCTGGCGCAGTTCAGCGATCCCGGCTTCAAGGAGCAGGGTCAGCTCACCGTGACCTACCTCACCGAGGCGCACCGCGCGGCGGCGGCAAGGATCGTGCAGGACATGCAGGAGGCCGGGTTCGACGAGGTGTCGGTCGATGCAGTGGGCAACGTGGTCGGCCTGTACCGGGCCGGCCAGGATGCCGGGGGCGAAGCCCGGCGGCTGCTGACCGGCTCGCACTACGACACCGTGCGCAACGGCGGCCGGTACGACGGCCGGCTGGGCATCTACGTGCCGATCGCCTGCGTGCGCGAACTCGCGCGCCGGCAGCGCCGGCTGCCCTTCGACGTCGAGGTGGTGGCCTTCGCCGAGGAGGAAGGCCAGCGCTACAAGGCCACCTTCCTGGGCTCCGGTGCGCTGATCGGCGCGTTCGACGCGGCCTGGCTGGACCAGCGCGATGCCGACGGCGTCGCCATGCGCGAGGCCATGCAGCGCGCCGGCCTGCCGGCCACGCTGGAATCGATCGCGGCGCTGCGGCGCGACCCGGCGCGCTACCTGGGCTTCGTCGAGGTGCACATCGAGCAGGGGCCGGTGCTGAACGAGCTGAACCTGCCGCTGGGCGTGGTCACCTCGATCAACGGCGGCGTGCGCTACCTGTGCGAAGTGACCGGCATGGCCAGCCACGCCGGCACCACGCCGATGGACCGGCGGCGCGATGCCGCGGTCGGCGTGGCCGAACTGGCGCTGTACGTCGAGCAGCGCGCGGCGCGCGACGGCGACTCGGTCGGCACCATCGGCATCCTCACCGTGCCGGGCGGCTCCACCAACGTGGTGCCCGGGCGCTGCCAGTTCACGCTCGACCTGCGCGCGCCCAACGATCCGCAGCGCGATGCCCTGGTGGCCGACGTGCTGGCGCAACTGCAGGCGATCTGCGAACGGCGCGGCCTGCACTTCACCTGCGAGCAGACCATGCGCGCCGCCGCCGCGCCGAGCCACCCGCAGTGGCAAGCCCGCTGGGAGCGCGCAGTCGACTCGCTGGGCCTTCCGCTGCACCGCATGCCCAGCGGCGCCGGCCACGATGCGATGAAGCTGCACGAGGTGATGCCGCAGGCCATGCTGTTCGTGCGCGGGCAGAACGCCGGCATCAGCCACAACCCGCTGGAGAGCACCACCGCCGCCGACATCGAGCTGGCGGTGCGCGCCCTGCACCACCTGCTCGACGGGCTCGCCCGCCCCGCCTGA
- the puuE gene encoding allantoinase PuuE: protein MSDIYDCTAAYPRDLAGYGRNPPHARWPGQARIAVQFVLNYEEGGENAVLHGDAGSEQFLSEMFNPASYPARHLSMEGIYEYGSRAGVWRILREFERRGLPLTVFGVGMALHRHPEVTAAFVELGHEIASHGWRWIHYQDADPEFEREHMQLAIGAIERLTGVRHGSPGAIHGAGWYTGRDSPNTRRLVADDGGFEYDSDYYGDDLPFWMKVGRSDGRVVPHLVVPYTLDTNDMRFSLPQGFAQAEDFFTYLRDSFDALYAEGDPNGLDRPKMMSVGMHCRLLGRPGRIVALQKFLDHIERHQHVWVCRRIDLARHWKQTHPFPG from the coding sequence GTGAGCGACATCTACGACTGCACCGCCGCCTACCCGCGCGACCTGGCCGGCTACGGCCGCAACCCGCCGCACGCCCGGTGGCCGGGCCAGGCCCGCATCGCGGTGCAATTCGTCCTGAACTACGAGGAAGGCGGCGAGAACGCGGTGCTGCACGGCGACGCCGGCTCCGAGCAGTTCCTCTCCGAGATGTTCAACCCCGCCAGCTACCCGGCGCGGCACCTGAGCATGGAAGGCATCTACGAGTACGGCTCGCGCGCCGGCGTGTGGCGCATCCTGCGCGAGTTCGAACGGCGCGGCTTGCCGCTGACGGTGTTCGGCGTCGGGATGGCGCTGCACCGGCACCCGGAGGTGACGGCCGCCTTCGTCGAGCTGGGCCACGAGATCGCCAGCCACGGCTGGCGCTGGATCCACTACCAGGACGCCGACCCCGAATTCGAGCGCGAGCACATGCAGCTGGCGATCGGCGCCATCGAGCGGCTGACCGGCGTGCGCCACGGCAGCCCCGGCGCGATCCACGGCGCCGGCTGGTACACCGGCCGCGACAGCCCCAACACCCGCCGGCTGGTGGCCGACGACGGCGGCTTCGAGTACGACAGCGACTACTACGGCGACGACCTGCCGTTCTGGATGAAGGTCGGCCGCTCCGACGGCCGGGTGGTGCCGCACCTGGTGGTGCCCTACACGCTGGACACCAACGACATGCGCTTTTCGCTGCCGCAAGGCTTCGCCCAGGCCGAGGACTTCTTCACCTACCTGCGCGACAGCTTCGACGCGCTCTACGCCGAGGGCGACCCGAACGGACTGGACCGGCCCAAGATGATGAGCGTGGGCATGCACTGCCGCCTGCTCGGCCGGCCCGGCCGCATCGTCGCGCTGCAGAAATTCCTGGACCACATCGAGCGGCACCAGCACGTGTGGGTGTGCCGCCGCATCGACCTGGCCCGCCACTGGAAGCAGACCCACCCCTTCCCCGGTTGA
- a CDS encoding GntR family transcriptional regulator, giving the protein MQTSTTSLIARALTQAIAGHRLQPGTKLAEQKLADHFGVSRTLVRQALHQLAQRRLVRLEPARGAFVAAPTVEEARQVFAVRRMLELEMTRAFARQATPAQLRALREHIAREKAALEGDDTAAGIGLLGEFHVRIAELMGNEVLAQLLRDLISRSSLITLMYQRAGAARHSQQEHVQIVRALAAHDEARAVLLMQQHLDNVEASLAFDRPLPGHDIAQALAAA; this is encoded by the coding sequence GTGCAGACCTCGACGACCAGCCTCATCGCACGCGCGCTGACCCAGGCCATAGCCGGGCACCGGCTGCAGCCGGGCACCAAGCTGGCCGAGCAGAAGCTGGCCGACCACTTCGGGGTCTCGCGCACGCTGGTGCGGCAGGCGCTGCACCAGCTGGCCCAGCGCCGGCTGGTGCGGCTGGAGCCGGCGCGCGGCGCCTTCGTGGCGGCGCCCACGGTGGAGGAAGCGCGGCAGGTGTTCGCCGTGCGCCGCATGCTGGAGCTGGAGATGACCCGTGCCTTCGCGCGCCAGGCGACGCCGGCGCAGTTGCGCGCGCTGCGCGAGCACATCGCCCGCGAGAAGGCCGCGCTGGAGGGCGACGACACGGCCGCCGGCATCGGCCTGCTGGGCGAGTTCCACGTGCGCATCGCCGAGCTGATGGGCAACGAGGTGCTGGCGCAGCTGCTGCGCGACCTGATCTCGCGCAGCTCGCTGATCACCCTGATGTACCAGCGCGCCGGCGCCGCCCGCCACTCGCAGCAGGAACACGTGCAGATCGTGCGCGCGCTGGCGGCGCATGACGAAGCCCGGGCGGTGCTGCTGATGCAGCAGCACCTGGACAACGTCGAGGCCAGCCTGGCCTTCGACCGGCCGCTGCCCGGCCACGACATCGCGCAGGCGCTGGCCGCCGCCTGA
- the uraH gene encoding hydroxyisourate hydrolase, with translation MGLSTHVLDTMHGTPAGGMAVALFTTQAGQSALVRRFTLNADGRNPDGPLYRNEDLRAGTYRLVFDVAGYFRSRGVALPDPPFLDQVAIDFGIARPNEHYHVPLLVSPWSYSTYRGS, from the coding sequence ATGGGCCTGAGCACCCACGTGCTGGACACGATGCATGGAACGCCGGCCGGCGGCATGGCGGTGGCGCTGTTCACCACCCAGGCCGGCCAGTCCGCGCTGGTGCGCCGCTTCACGCTGAATGCCGACGGGCGCAACCCCGACGGGCCGCTGTACCGCAACGAGGACCTGCGGGCCGGCACCTACCGGCTGGTGTTCGACGTGGCCGGCTACTTCCGCTCGCGCGGTGTCGCGCTGCCGGATCCGCCCTTCCTCGACCAGGTCGCCATCGATTTCGGCATCGCCCGGCCGAACGAGCACTATCACGTGCCGCTGCTGGTCAGCCCCTGGAGCTATTCGACGTACCGGGGGTCATGA
- the xdhC gene encoding xanthine dehydrogenase accessory protein XdhC — translation MDAFAELAAQGRAVLVTVASVEGSGPREPGAWMLVLPQGEAGTIGGGRLEFDAIALAREILRGRAAAPHRQRYALGPSLGQCCGGVVQLDFEAVAASDAPALQRRLARPLTPVALFGGGHVGSAIARLFEGLPLQLTWIDSRDGVFPAQLPANVQCEHSDPVQRAVPLLTPGSLVLIMSFSHAEDLDILAACLQRRRERADLPFIGLIGSKTKWATFRHRLEHRGFGAAELAAVHCPIGIAGIAGKQPAVIAVAAVAQLLQAASAPA, via the coding sequence ATGGACGCCTTTGCCGAACTCGCCGCGCAGGGCCGCGCCGTGCTGGTCACGGTGGCATCGGTCGAGGGCTCGGGCCCGCGCGAGCCGGGCGCCTGGATGCTGGTGCTGCCGCAGGGCGAAGCCGGCACCATCGGCGGCGGCCGGCTGGAATTCGATGCAATCGCGCTGGCGCGCGAGATCCTCCGTGGCCGTGCGGCGGCGCCGCACCGGCAGCGCTACGCGCTGGGCCCCAGCCTGGGCCAGTGCTGCGGCGGCGTGGTGCAACTCGACTTCGAGGCTGTCGCCGCGTCCGACGCGCCGGCCCTGCAGCGGCGGCTGGCGCGTCCGCTCACCCCGGTGGCGCTGTTCGGGGGCGGCCACGTCGGCAGCGCGATCGCACGCCTGTTCGAAGGCCTGCCGCTGCAGCTCACCTGGATCGACAGCCGCGACGGCGTGTTCCCCGCGCAGCTGCCCGCCAACGTGCAGTGCGAGCACTCCGACCCGGTCCAGCGCGCGGTGCCGCTGCTGACCCCCGGCAGCCTGGTGCTGATCATGAGCTTCAGCCACGCCGAGGACCTGGACATCCTGGCGGCCTGCCTGCAGCGCCGCCGCGAACGCGCCGACCTGCCCTTCATCGGCCTGATCGGCAGCAAGACCAAGTGGGCGACCTTCCGCCACCGGCTGGAGCACCGCGGCTTCGGCGCGGCCGAACTGGCCGCTGTGCACTGCCCGATCGGCATCGCGGGCATCGCCGGCAAGCAGCCGGCGGTGATCGCGGTGGCGGCGGTCGCCCAACTCCTGCAAGCGGCGTCCGCGCCCGCCTGA
- a CDS encoding urate hydroxylase PuuD, whose amino-acid sequence MESYLLDWSNLLLRWLHVITAIAWIGSSFYFVFLDSSLTPPQDEDLKRQGVSGEMWAVHGGGFYHPVKFAVSPPQLPAHLHWFYWEAYTTWLSGFALFAVSYLWNASSYLIDPARSSWSPSLAGAVAIGFLVVFWLAYDAICRVFGSRPNGDRIVGAAVAVLVALASWLACHWFPGRAAFLLVGAMIATAMSANVLFWIIPGQRKMVASIRAGQPVDPIHGIRGKQRSVHNTYFTLPVLLAMLSNHYSFLWDHPRNWLVLVLLMAAGAAIRQFFVLRHGWKLGRNRHPLPYALVGVALIAATAAWMAPAADRSAAAAPALPEKVGYAQIQPVLAQRCYLCHGEQVQMKSVRLDSPEALRQHAAAVQQQAVEAKLMPLNNATGMTDAERALLGRWFQQGARVE is encoded by the coding sequence ATGGAAAGCTACCTGCTCGACTGGTCCAACCTGCTGCTGCGCTGGCTGCACGTCATCACCGCCATCGCCTGGATCGGGTCTTCCTTCTATTTCGTGTTCCTCGACTCCAGCCTCACGCCGCCGCAGGACGAGGACCTCAAGCGCCAGGGCGTGTCGGGCGAGATGTGGGCGGTGCACGGCGGCGGCTTCTACCACCCGGTGAAGTTCGCGGTCTCGCCGCCGCAGTTGCCGGCCCACCTGCACTGGTTCTACTGGGAGGCCTACACCACCTGGCTGTCGGGCTTCGCGCTGTTTGCGGTGTCCTACCTGTGGAACGCCAGCAGCTACCTGATCGACCCGGCGCGCAGCAGCTGGTCGCCGTCGCTGGCCGGCGCGGTGGCGATCGGCTTCCTGGTGGTGTTCTGGCTGGCCTACGACGCCATCTGCCGCGTGTTCGGCAGCCGGCCGAACGGCGACCGCATCGTCGGCGCGGCGGTGGCGGTGCTGGTGGCGCTGGCGTCCTGGCTGGCCTGCCACTGGTTCCCGGGGCGCGCCGCCTTCCTCCTGGTGGGCGCCATGATCGCCACCGCCATGAGCGCCAACGTGCTGTTCTGGATCATCCCCGGCCAGCGCAAGATGGTCGCCTCGATCCGCGCCGGCCAGCCGGTGGACCCGATCCACGGCATCCGCGGCAAGCAGCGCAGCGTGCACAACACCTACTTCACGCTGCCGGTGCTGCTGGCCATGCTGTCCAACCACTACAGCTTCCTGTGGGACCACCCGCGCAACTGGCTGGTGCTGGTGCTGCTGATGGCCGCCGGCGCCGCCATCCGCCAGTTCTTCGTGCTGCGCCACGGCTGGAAGCTCGGGCGCAACCGCCATCCGCTGCCCTATGCGCTGGTGGGCGTCGCCCTGATCGCCGCCACCGCGGCCTGGATGGCGCCGGCCGCGGACCGCAGCGCGGCGGCCGCGCCGGCCTTGCCGGAGAAGGTCGGCTACGCGCAGATCCAGCCCGTGCTGGCGCAGCGCTGCTACCTGTGCCATGGCGAGCAGGTGCAGATGAAGAGCGTGCGGCTGGATTCGCCCGAGGCGCTGCGGCAGCACGCCGCCGCCGTCCAGCAGCAGGCGGTGGAGGCCAAGCTGATGCCGCTGAACAACGCGACCGGCATGACCGACGCCGAGCGCGCGCTGCTCGGCCGCTGGTTCCAGCAGGGCGCCCGGGTGGAGTGA